A section of the Phaseolus vulgaris cultivar G19833 chromosome 8, P. vulgaris v2.0, whole genome shotgun sequence genome encodes:
- the LOC137823649 gene encoding protein LITTLE ZIPPER 2 has translation MCSFSSKQTLCGPLFLALPRPWTSKRHHRHLRLGLLNRRRAHLKEARQRKRMVVVKAEIQMKNLKLYMENQTIIEENEKLRKQAMLLHKENQALLSQLQKKLSEQTNNTNNN, from the exons ATGTGCTCTTTCTCTTCAAAACAGACCCTTTGTGGCCCTCTCTTTTTGGCACTTCCTCGTCCATGGACATCTAAGAGACACCACAGGCACCTTCGGTTGGGTCTGCTCAACAG AAGGAGGGCACACTTGAAAGAAGCAAGACAGAGGAAAAGGATGGTTGTGGTGAAAGCAGAAATTCAGATGAAAAACTTGAAATTGTACATGGAGAATCAAACAATCATAGAGGAAAATGAGAAGTTGAGGAAGCAAGCCATGCTTCTGCACAAAGAGAATCAGGCCTTATTGTCGCAGCTCCAAAAGAAGCTTTCAGAACAGACCAATAATACCAACAATAACTAG
- the LOC137823648 gene encoding 4-hydroxy-tetrahydrodipicolinate synthase, chloroplastic: protein MATLKTLSFRAATFPDCPSNVTNYTNTRNSNWKPPQAAVKPSLHLPMRSFELKNRTSPEEIKCLRLITAIKTPYLPDGRFDLEAYDDLVNVQIGQGVEGVIVGGTTGEGQLMSWEEHIMLIAHTVNCFGGKIKVIGNTGSNSTREAIHATEQGFAVGMHAALHINPYYGKTSLDGMVAHFQSVLSMGPTIIYNVPSRTGQDIPPHVIQTLAESVNLAGVKECVGNDRIKLYTDNEIVVWSGNDDQCHDARWGYGATGVISVASNLVPGLMRELMFGGVNPTLNSKLLPLIDWLFHMPNPIGLNTALAQLGVVRPVFRLPFVPLPVEKRIEFANIVKAIGREHFVGSKDVEVLDDEDFFLVSRY from the exons GAACTCAAACTGGAAGCCTCCACAAGCAGCTGTGAAACCTAGTTTGCACCTCCCAATGCGCAGCTTTGAGTTGAAAAATAG GACTTCCCCAGAGGAAATAAAGTGTCTGAGGTTGATAACTGCCATCAAAACTCCATACCTACCTGATGGGCGATTTGATCTTGAAGCATATGATGACTTGGTGAATGTGCAGATTGGACAAGGGGTGGAAGGTGTTATTGTTGGTGGAACAACTGGTGAAGGCCAATTAATGAGCTGGGAGGAGCACATAATGCTCATTGCTCATACAGTTAACTGTTTTGGTGGGAAAATTAAGGTTATTGGAAATACTGGAAGCAACTCCACCAGGGAAGCAATTCATGCCACGGAGCAGGGTTTTGCTGTTGGAATGCATGCTGCCCTTCACATAAACCCTTACTATGGAAAAACCTCCTTGGATGGCATGGTTGCTCACTTTCAAAGTGTGCTTTCGATGGGACCCACAATAATCTATAATGTGCCTTCACGGACTGGTCAAGACATTCCTCCTCATGTAATTCAAACCTTAGCTGAAAGTGTTAACTTGGCTGGTGTCAAGGAGTGTGTGGGAAATGATCGGATCAAGCTGTATACAGACAATGAAATTGTTGTGTGGAGTGGGAATGACGATCAATGCCATGATGCTAGGTGGGGTTATGGGGCCACTGGAGTTATATCTGTTGCAAGCAACCTGGTTCCTGGTTTAATGCGGGAACTAATGTTTGGTGGTGTAAATCCTACACTAAATTCTAAGCTCTTACCTCTGATTGACTGGCTTTTCCACATGCCAAACCCCATTGGGTTGAACACTGCTCTTGCTCAACTTGGGGTTGTCAGGCCCGTTTTCAGGCTACCATTTGTACCTCTTCCTGTGGAGAAAAGGATAGAATTTGCCAATATAGTGAAGGCAATTGGCCGAGAGCATTTTGTTGGAAGTAAAGATGTTGAGGTTCTTGATGACGAAGACTTTTTCTTGGTCAGTCGTTATTAA